A genomic window from Streptomyces broussonetiae includes:
- the pyk gene encoding pyruvate kinase, translated as MRRSKIVCTLGPAVDSHEMLVAMIEAGMNVARFNFSHGTHAEHQARYDRVRAASKETGRAIGVLADLQGPKIRLETFAEGPVELERGDEFVITTEDVPGDRNICGTTYKGLPGDVSRGDQILINDGNVELKVLDVEGPRVKTIVIEGGVVSDHKGINLPGAAVNVPALSEKDVEDLRFALRMGCDMVALSFVRDAKDVQDVHRVMDEEGRRVPVIAKVEKPQAVENMADVVAAFDAVMVARGDLAVEYPLEKVPMVQKRLVEMCRRNAKPVIVATQMMESMITNSRPTRAEASDVANAILDGADAVMLSAESSVGAYPVETVKTMSKIVKAAEEELLSKGLRPLVPGKKPRTQGGSVARAACEIADFLGGRGLIAFTQSGDTARRLSRYRATQPIIAFTTDEGTRNQLTLSWGVESHIVPFVNTTDEMVDLVDQEVARLGRFDAGDTVIITAGSPPGVSGTTNMLRVHHLGTQGN; from the coding sequence ATGCGCCGTTCGAAAATCGTCTGTACTCTCGGCCCCGCGGTCGACTCCCACGAGATGCTCGTCGCCATGATCGAGGCGGGCATGAATGTGGCCCGGTTCAACTTCAGCCACGGCACCCACGCCGAGCACCAGGCGCGGTACGACCGCGTCCGGGCCGCGTCCAAGGAGACCGGCCGGGCCATCGGTGTCCTCGCCGACCTGCAGGGCCCGAAGATCCGCCTGGAGACCTTTGCAGAGGGTCCGGTCGAGCTGGAGCGCGGTGACGAGTTCGTCATCACGACCGAGGACGTCCCGGGCGACAGGAACATCTGCGGTACGACGTACAAGGGGCTGCCGGGCGACGTCTCGCGCGGCGACCAGATCCTGATCAACGACGGCAACGTCGAGCTGAAGGTCCTGGACGTGGAGGGCCCCCGGGTCAAGACGATCGTCATCGAGGGCGGTGTCGTCTCCGACCACAAGGGCATCAACCTGCCCGGCGCGGCCGTCAACGTGCCCGCGCTGAGCGAGAAGGATGTCGAGGACCTGCGCTTCGCCCTCCGCATGGGCTGCGACATGGTCGCGCTGTCCTTCGTCCGGGACGCCAAGGACGTGCAGGACGTCCACCGTGTCATGGACGAGGAGGGCCGTCGGGTCCCGGTCATCGCCAAGGTGGAGAAGCCGCAGGCGGTGGAGAACATGGCGGACGTCGTCGCGGCGTTCGACGCCGTGATGGTGGCCCGTGGCGACCTGGCCGTCGAGTACCCGCTCGAGAAGGTCCCGATGGTGCAGAAGCGCCTGGTGGAGATGTGCCGGCGCAACGCCAAGCCGGTGATCGTGGCGACCCAGATGATGGAGTCGATGATCACCAACTCCCGCCCGACCCGCGCCGAGGCCTCCGACGTGGCCAACGCGATCCTGGACGGCGCGGACGCGGTCATGCTGAGCGCCGAGTCGTCGGTGGGCGCCTACCCGGTCGAGACGGTCAAGACGATGTCGAAGATCGTCAAGGCGGCCGAGGAGGAGCTGCTCTCCAAGGGCCTGCGGCCGCTCGTGCCGGGCAAGAAGCCGCGTACGCAGGGCGGTTCGGTCGCACGTGCCGCGTGCGAGATCGCGGACTTCCTCGGCGGCAGGGGCCTGATCGCCTTCACCCAGTCCGGTGACACCGCGCGCCGGCTGTCCCGCTACCGCGCGACGCAGCCGATCATCGCCTTCACCACGGACGAGGGCACCCGCAACCAGCTCACCCTCAGCTGGGGCGTGGAGTCGCACATCGTGCCGTTCGTCAACACCACCGACGAGATGGTCGACCTGGTGGACCAGGAGGTCGCCAGGCTGGGCCGCTTCGACGCGGGCGACACGGTGATCATCACCGCCGGCTCGCCCCCCGGCGTCTCCGGCACCACCAACATGCTCCGCGTCCACCACCTGGGCACGCAGGGCAACTGA
- a CDS encoding acetate kinase codes for MTETRAAHRVLVLNSGSSSVKYQLLDMRDAQRLAAGLVERIGEQTSRLRHTCLTTGETREHTGPIADHDAALKTVAAELGRDGLGLDSPELAAIGHRVVHGGLFFTEPTVIDDEVIAEIERLIPVAPLHNPANLTGIRTARALRPDLPQVAVFDTAFHTTMPESAARYAIDPKIADRHRIRRYGFHGTSHAFVSRETARLLGKDPSEVNVIVLHLGNGASASAVEKGRCVDTSMGMTPLEGLVMGTRSGDLDPAVIFHLARVGGMSMDEIDTLLNKRSGLFGLCGDNDMREIRRRIDEGDEEAALAFDIYIHRLKKYIGAYCAVLGTVDAVAFTAGVGENAAPVREAAIRGLAGLGLAVDPELNAVRADEARMISPEDARVAVAVVPTDEELEIATQTYALVGKNY; via the coding sequence GTGACAGAGACTCGCGCGGCGCACCGCGTCCTCGTCCTCAACTCCGGCTCCTCGTCGGTGAAGTACCAACTGCTCGACATGCGCGACGCACAGCGGCTGGCCGCCGGCCTGGTGGAGCGCATCGGCGAGCAGACCTCCCGGCTCAGGCACACCTGCCTCACCACCGGCGAGACCCGTGAGCACACCGGTCCCATCGCCGACCACGACGCCGCGCTGAAGACGGTCGCCGCGGAGCTGGGCCGGGACGGCCTGGGCCTGGACTCGCCGGAGCTGGCCGCCATCGGGCACCGGGTGGTGCACGGCGGGCTGTTCTTCACCGAGCCGACCGTCATCGACGACGAGGTGATCGCCGAGATCGAGCGGCTGATCCCGGTCGCCCCGCTGCACAACCCGGCCAACCTCACGGGAATCCGCACCGCCCGGGCGCTGCGCCCCGACCTGCCGCAGGTCGCCGTCTTCGACACCGCGTTCCACACGACGATGCCGGAGTCCGCGGCGCGCTACGCGATCGACCCGAAGATCGCCGACCGGCACCGCATCCGCCGCTACGGCTTCCACGGCACCTCGCACGCGTTCGTCTCGCGCGAGACCGCCCGGCTGCTGGGCAAGGACCCGTCCGAGGTCAACGTGATCGTGCTGCACCTGGGCAACGGCGCCTCGGCCTCGGCGGTCGAGAAGGGCCGGTGCGTGGACACCTCCATGGGCATGACGCCGCTGGAGGGGCTCGTGATGGGCACGCGCTCCGGTGATCTGGATCCGGCCGTCATCTTCCATTTGGCACGTGTTGGCGGAATGTCCATGGACGAGATCGACACTCTTCTCAACAAGAGGAGCGGTCTGTTCGGGCTGTGCGGGGACAACGACATGCGCGAGATCCGCCGCCGCATCGACGAAGGTGACGAAGAGGCCGCACTCGCCTTCGACATTTACATTCACCGGCTCAAGAAGTACATCGGCGCCTATTGCGCCGTTCTGGGCACGGTGGACGCGGTCGCCTTCACCGCCGGGGTCGGCGAGAACGCCGCGCCGGTCCGCGAGGCCGCGATCAGGGGCCTTGCGGGCCTGGGCCTGGCGGTCGACCCGGAGCTGAACGCGGTGCGAGCGGACGAGGCCAGGATGATCTCGCCGGAGGATGCGCGTGTCGCGGTCGCGGTGGTGCCGACGGATGAAGAACTGGAGATCGCGACCCAGACCTACGCACTGGTCGGAAAGAACTACTGA
- the pta gene encoding phosphate acetyltransferase, translating into MTRSVYVTGIDRGDGRQVVELGVMELLTRQVDRVGVFRPLVHDRPDRMFELLRSRYRLSQDPATVYGMDYHEASSLQAEQGTDELVSTLVDRFHLVARDYDVVLVLGTDFADTQLPDELSLNARLANEFGASVIPVVGGRRQTTESVLAETRNAYRAYEGLGCDVLAMVTNRVAREDRDEIAERLADRLPVPCYVVPDEPALSAPTVAQIAHALDARVLLGDDSGLARDALDFVFGGAMLPNLLGALTPGCLVVTPGDRADLVIGSLAAHSAGTPPIAGVLLTLNEVPREEILTLAARLAPGTPVLSVTGNSFPTAEHLFSMEGKMNAATPRKAETALGLFERYADTAGLARRVSAPSSDRVTPMMFEHKLLEQARSDRRRVVLPEGTEERVLHAAEVLLRRGVCDLTLLGPEDQIRKKAADLGIDLGDTRLIDPATSELRDAFAEKYAALRAHKGVTVELAYDVVRDVNYFGTLMVQEGLADGMVSGSVHSTAATIRPAFEIIRTKPDSSIVSSVFFMCLADKVLVYGDCAVNPDPDAQALADIAIQSASTAAQFGVEPRIAMLSYSTGTSGSGADVDKVREATELARSRRPDLKIEGPIQYDAAVEPSVAATKLPESDVAGQATVLIFPDLNTGNNTYKAVQRSAGAIAVGPVLQGLRKPVNDLSRGALVQDIVNTVAITAIQAQTPAN; encoded by the coding sequence GTGACGCGCAGCGTGTACGTGACCGGGATCGACCGCGGTGACGGCCGCCAGGTCGTGGAGCTGGGAGTCATGGAGCTGCTGACCCGGCAGGTCGACCGGGTGGGGGTCTTCCGTCCACTCGTCCACGACCGACCCGATCGAATGTTCGAGCTGCTGCGCTCGCGCTACCGCCTCTCGCAGGACCCGGCGACCGTCTACGGCATGGACTACCACGAGGCCTCCTCGCTCCAGGCCGAGCAGGGCACCGACGAGCTGGTCTCCACGCTGGTCGACCGCTTCCACCTGGTGGCCCGGGACTACGACGTCGTCCTCGTCCTCGGCACCGACTTCGCCGACACCCAGCTGCCGGACGAGCTGTCCCTGAACGCCCGCCTCGCCAACGAGTTCGGCGCGTCCGTCATCCCGGTGGTCGGCGGCCGCAGGCAGACCACCGAGTCCGTGCTCGCCGAGACCCGCAACGCCTACCGCGCCTACGAAGGCCTCGGCTGCGACGTGCTCGCCATGGTCACCAACCGGGTGGCCCGCGAGGACCGCGACGAGATCGCCGAGCGGCTCGCGGACCGGCTTCCGGTGCCCTGCTACGTCGTACCGGACGAGCCCGCGCTGTCCGCGCCGACCGTCGCCCAGATCGCCCACGCCCTGGACGCGAGGGTGCTGCTCGGCGACGACTCCGGGCTCGCCCGGGACGCGCTCGACTTCGTCTTCGGCGGCGCCATGCTGCCCAACCTGCTCGGCGCCCTGACACCGGGCTGCCTGGTCGTCACGCCGGGCGACCGGGCGGACCTGGTCATCGGCTCGCTGGCCGCGCACAGCGCCGGCACTCCGCCTATAGCCGGCGTGCTGCTCACCCTGAACGAGGTGCCGCGCGAGGAGATCCTCACCCTCGCCGCCCGCCTCGCCCCGGGCACCCCGGTCCTCTCCGTGACCGGCAACAGCTTCCCCACCGCCGAGCACCTGTTCTCGATGGAGGGGAAGATGAACGCGGCCACCCCGCGCAAGGCGGAGACCGCGCTCGGCCTGTTCGAGCGGTACGCCGACACCGCCGGGCTGGCCCGCCGGGTCTCCGCGCCGAGCAGCGACCGGGTCACCCCGATGATGTTCGAGCACAAGCTGCTCGAGCAGGCCCGCTCCGACCGGCGGCGGGTCGTGCTGCCGGAAGGGACCGAGGAGCGGGTGCTGCACGCGGCCGAGGTGCTGCTGCGCCGGGGCGTGTGCGACCTGACCCTGCTCGGGCCCGAGGACCAGATCCGCAAGAAGGCCGCCGACCTCGGCATCGACCTCGGCGACACCCGGTTGATCGACCCGGCCACCTCCGAACTGCGCGACGCCTTCGCCGAGAAGTACGCGGCCCTGCGCGCCCACAAGGGCGTCACGGTCGAGCTGGCCTACGACGTCGTCCGCGACGTCAACTACTTCGGCACCCTGATGGTCCAGGAGGGCCTGGCCGACGGCATGGTCTCCGGCTCGGTCCACTCCACGGCGGCCACCATCCGCCCCGCCTTCGAGATCATCAGGACCAAGCCCGACTCGTCCATCGTCTCGTCGGTGTTCTTCATGTGCCTGGCCGACAAGGTGCTGGTCTACGGCGACTGCGCGGTCAACCCGGATCCGGACGCGCAGGCGCTCGCGGACATCGCCATCCAGTCGGCGTCCACGGCCGCGCAGTTCGGCGTGGAGCCCAGGATCGCGATGCTGTCCTACTCGACCGGTACCTCCGGCTCCGGCGCCGACGTCGACAAGGTGCGCGAGGCGACCGAACTGGCCCGCTCGCGCCGGCCGGACCTGAAGATCGAGGGACCGATCCAGTACGACGCGGCCGTGGAACCGTCGGTCGCCGCCACCAAGCTGCCGGAGTCCGACGTCGCCGGACAGGCCACGGTGCTGATCTTCCCTGACCTCAACACAGGTAACAACACGTACAAGGCCGTGCAGCGTTCGGCCGGCGCGATCGCCGTCGGGCCGGTCCTGCAGGGTCTGCGCAAGCCGGTCAACGACCTGTCCCGGGGCGCGCTCGTCCAGGACATCGTGAACACCGTCGCCATCACGGCGATCCAGGCCCAGACGCCCGCCAACTGA
- a CDS encoding ATP-dependent 6-phosphofructokinase: MRIGVLTAGGDCPGLNAVIRSVVHRAVAQYGDEVIGFEDGYRGLLDRHYRGLDLDAVSGILARGGTILGSSRLERDRLREACDKATDMVEEFGIDALIPIGGEGTLTAARMLSDAGLPVVGVPKTIDNDISSTDRTFGFDTAVGVATEAMDRLKTTAESHQRVMVVEVMGRHAGWIALESGMAAGAHGICLPERPFDPADLVKMVEERFARGKKFAVVCVAEGAHPAEGSMDYGKGEIDQYGHERFQGIGTALAYELERRLGTEAKPVILGHVQRGGVPTAYDRVLATRFGWHAVEAAHRGEFGRMTALRGTDIVMVPLAEAVTELKTVPKDRMDEAESVF; the protein is encoded by the coding sequence ATGCGCATCGGAGTTCTCACCGCAGGCGGCGACTGCCCCGGCCTGAACGCCGTGATCCGGTCGGTCGTGCACCGGGCCGTGGCGCAGTACGGCGACGAGGTCATCGGCTTCGAGGACGGCTACCGCGGTCTGCTCGACCGCCACTACCGCGGCCTCGACCTGGACGCCGTCAGCGGCATCCTGGCCCGCGGTGGCACGATCCTCGGCTCCTCCCGGCTGGAGCGCGACCGGCTGCGCGAGGCCTGCGACAAGGCGACCGACATGGTCGAGGAGTTCGGCATCGACGCGCTGATCCCGATCGGCGGCGAGGGCACGCTGACCGCGGCCCGCATGCTCTCCGACGCCGGCCTGCCCGTCGTGGGCGTCCCCAAGACCATCGACAACGACATCTCCTCCACGGACCGCACCTTCGGCTTCGACACGGCGGTGGGCGTCGCGACCGAGGCGATGGACCGGCTCAAGACGACCGCCGAGTCCCACCAGCGGGTGATGGTCGTCGAGGTCATGGGCCGGCACGCCGGCTGGATCGCCCTGGAGTCCGGCATGGCCGCCGGCGCCCACGGCATCTGCCTGCCCGAGCGCCCCTTCGACCCCGCCGACCTGGTCAAGATGGTCGAGGAGCGCTTCGCCCGCGGCAAGAAGTTCGCCGTCGTCTGTGTCGCCGAGGGCGCCCACCCCGCCGAGGGCAGCATGGACTACGGCAAGGGCGAGATCGACCAGTACGGCCACGAGCGCTTCCAGGGCATCGGCACCGCGCTGGCCTACGAGCTGGAGCGGCGCCTGGGCACGGAGGCCAAGCCGGTCATCCTCGGCCACGTCCAGCGCGGCGGCGTACCCACCGCCTACGACCGCGTCCTCGCCACCCGCTTCGGCTGGCACGCCGTCGAGGCCGCGCACCGCGGCGAGTTCGGCAGGATGACCGCACTGCGCGGCACCGACATCGTGATGGTGCCGCTCGCGGAGGCGGTCACCGAGCTGAAGACGGTCCCCAAGGACCGGATGGACGAGGCGGAGTCGGTCTTCTAG
- a CDS encoding XRE family transcriptional regulator — protein sequence MRQPSAPPFNAQAARRLRAALGMGPEHVAYGMRVSYGLPYVTPDLVIAWERGAAVPSSPELTALAGVLWCSPGELIGRPRTLREHRIARAVAAEDVAHAVGMDLPGYLKTEESGRWRGNERQSLALAEVLGLALPDFVAVTGREDKLADLLHSAVTTRWQAYVRPVQKLAPVDRDVLEKVLQSLYQDYQGHMAATLSWGGGTRSASEAGQEFLDRIVDNFWTAVTDRTG from the coding sequence GTGCGCCAACCCTCAGCTCCTCCGTTCAACGCCCAGGCCGCCCGCAGGCTGCGCGCTGCGCTCGGCATGGGCCCCGAGCATGTCGCCTACGGCATGCGGGTGTCGTACGGACTGCCGTACGTCACCCCCGACCTCGTGATCGCCTGGGAGCGGGGTGCGGCGGTGCCGTCCAGCCCCGAACTCACGGCTCTCGCCGGAGTGTTGTGGTGCTCCCCCGGCGAACTGATCGGAAGGCCCCGCACCCTGCGCGAGCACCGCATCGCCCGCGCCGTCGCCGCCGAGGACGTCGCCCACGCCGTCGGCATGGACCTGCCCGGGTATCTCAAGACGGAGGAGAGCGGACGGTGGCGGGGCAACGAGCGCCAGTCGCTCGCACTGGCCGAGGTGCTCGGCCTGGCCCTGCCGGACTTCGTGGCCGTCACGGGGCGCGAGGACAAGCTCGCCGACCTGCTGCACAGCGCGGTGACCACCCGCTGGCAGGCCTATGTGCGGCCGGTGCAGAAGCTGGCCCCGGTGGACAGGGACGTCCTGGAGAAGGTCCTGCAGTCGCTGTACCAGGACTATCAGGGGCACATGGCCGCGACCCTCAGCTGGGGTGGCGGCACCCGCAGCGCCAGCGAGGCCGGCCAGGAGTTCCTCGACCGGATCGTGGACAACTTCTGGACGGCCGTGACGGACCGGACCGGCTAG
- a CDS encoding carbohydrate ABC transporter permease, with product MPRNRTSRRLAADTALLVVAVAFALPLAWVVLSAVDPHANLRVRIPDGLTWDNFHAVLTPDITYTPLLNSLVLCGGGTALTVVCAALAAYPLSRFHSRLNRPFLLAILFATSLPITAIMVPVYALFVRVNLIDTLQGTILFFAASQLPFAIWLMKNFMDGVPKELEEAAWTDGASSLQSLVRIVLPLMGPGLAVVTVFSFVMMWGNFFVPFMLLLTPDQMPASVSINDFFGNRGMVAYGQLAAFSVIYSTPVILLYVLVARRLGGGFALGGAVKG from the coding sequence ATGCCCCGCAACCGCACCTCGCGCCGGCTCGCCGCCGACACGGCCCTGCTGGTCGTGGCCGTCGCCTTCGCGCTGCCCCTGGCCTGGGTGGTGCTGTCCGCCGTGGACCCGCACGCGAACCTGCGCGTCCGCATCCCCGACGGGCTCACCTGGGACAACTTCCATGCCGTCCTGACCCCGGACATCACCTACACCCCGCTGCTCAACAGCCTGGTCCTGTGCGGCGGCGGCACCGCGCTCACCGTCGTCTGCGCCGCCCTCGCCGCGTATCCGCTCTCCCGGTTCCACTCCCGGCTCAACCGGCCGTTCCTGCTGGCGATCCTGTTCGCGACCAGCCTGCCGATCACCGCGATCATGGTGCCGGTGTACGCGCTGTTCGTCCGGGTGAACCTGATCGACACCCTCCAGGGCACGATCCTCTTCTTCGCCGCCTCCCAACTCCCCTTCGCCATCTGGCTGATGAAGAACTTCATGGACGGCGTGCCCAAGGAGCTGGAGGAGGCGGCCTGGACCGACGGGGCCTCTTCGCTGCAGTCGCTGGTGCGGATCGTGCTGCCGCTGATGGGGCCGGGGCTCGCCGTCGTCACCGTGTTCTCGTTCGTGATGATGTGGGGGAACTTCTTCGTCCCCTTCATGCTGCTGCTCACCCCGGACCAGATGCCGGCCTCGGTCAGCATCAACGACTTCTTCGGCAACCGGGGCATGGTGGCGTACGGGCAGCTCGCCGCGTTCTCCGTGATCTACTCGACGCCCGTGATCCTGCTCTACGTCCTGGTGGCCCGCAGACTCGGCGGAGGTTTCGCGCTGGGCGGAGCGGTTAAGGGATGA
- a CDS encoding carbohydrate ABC transporter permease has protein sequence MRRSPGQARRFARAFPLTPAVVLILLFLAGPIAYCVYIAFTDLQLTGQAHSSFVGFDNFRRAFRDSEFLNAVWLTLVFTVLSALVGQNTLGLALAALMKRASKPVRTLTGGVVVTAWVLPEVVAGFLLYAFFRREGTLDAILAWLHLPRQNWLFTLPILAVSFANVWRGTAFSVLVYSAALDEIPAEITEAAEVDGAGGWRRMWHITLPMIRRSIATNLMLNTLQTLSVFGLIWVMTRGGPGNKSQTLPLFMYEQAFQNSMIGYGTAVALLLLLVGSLFSVVYLRLLRTEV, from the coding sequence GTGAGGCGCTCCCCCGGCCAGGCCCGCCGGTTCGCCCGGGCGTTCCCCCTCACCCCCGCCGTCGTCCTCATCCTGCTCTTCCTGGCCGGGCCCATCGCCTACTGCGTCTACATCGCCTTCACCGACCTGCAGTTGACGGGACAGGCGCACTCCTCGTTCGTCGGGTTCGACAACTTCCGGCGGGCCTTTCGGGACAGCGAGTTCCTGAACGCCGTATGGCTGACCCTGGTGTTCACCGTGCTGTCCGCGCTCGTCGGACAGAACACCCTGGGGCTCGCGCTGGCCGCGCTGATGAAGCGGGCGTCGAAACCGGTACGGACCCTCACCGGCGGGGTCGTCGTGACCGCCTGGGTGCTGCCCGAGGTGGTCGCCGGGTTTCTGCTGTACGCCTTCTTCCGGCGGGAGGGGACGCTCGACGCCATCCTGGCCTGGCTTCATCTGCCCCGGCAGAACTGGCTGTTCACCCTCCCCATCCTCGCCGTGTCCTTCGCCAACGTCTGGCGCGGTACGGCGTTCTCCGTGCTGGTCTACTCCGCCGCGCTCGACGAGATACCCGCCGAGATCACGGAGGCCGCCGAGGTCGACGGGGCCGGCGGATGGCGGCGGATGTGGCACATCACCCTGCCGATGATCCGCCGGTCCATCGCCACCAACCTCATGCTCAACACGCTCCAGACGCTCTCCGTGTTCGGGCTGATCTGGGTGATGACCCGGGGCGGCCCGGGGAACAAGAGCCAGACCCTGCCGCTGTTCATGTACGAACAGGCCTTCCAGAACAGCATGATCGGGTACGGCACCGCGGTCGCCCTGCTCCTGCTGCTCGTCGGATCCCTGTTCTCCGTCGTCTATCTGCGCCTGCTGCGGACGGAGGTGTGA
- a CDS encoding extracellular solute-binding protein: MPVRPTAALSALLTAALAATALSACGSGSGSSPNTLKVSYKQSTDNSIKVMDTYLAGIKKEFEKKYPGKKVEFVPIKAPDSEYYTKVQQMMRSPRTAPDLVYEDTFLINSDITSGYLKPLDSYLSQWPDWKQFIDTAKASARGEDGKTYGVPDGTDTRGLWFDKRVFRKAGLPVNWQPRTWDDILAAARTIKQKVPGVVPLNVYTGKPAGERATMQGMEMLLYGTGDGKSDPLYDGGSKKWIAGSQGFTDSLKFVESVYKEKLGPDVSDALDPNYTTTVVGELLPQGKLGIDLDGSWLPQNWLPGSGRDWPDWSKQLGLAYMPTEHGQAPGKVSMSGGWTWAVPAKAAHSDLAFDFIKTMQTEANAKKWYIANSGIALRKDVAADPSYATAQPGIRFFTDLVSSTHYRPAYPAYPKVSTAIQEAMESVTTGDASAQQAAGTYDSTLKDVTGGQVVQK; encoded by the coding sequence ATGCCCGTGCGCCCCACCGCCGCCCTCTCCGCCCTCCTCACCGCCGCTCTCGCCGCCACCGCGCTCAGCGCGTGCGGCAGCGGATCCGGAAGCAGCCCGAACACGCTCAAGGTGTCCTACAAGCAGTCGACCGACAACTCCATCAAGGTGATGGACACCTATCTCGCCGGGATCAAGAAGGAGTTCGAGAAGAAGTACCCGGGGAAGAAGGTCGAGTTCGTGCCGATCAAGGCACCCGACTCCGAGTACTACACCAAGGTCCAGCAGATGATGCGCTCGCCGAGGACCGCACCGGACCTGGTCTACGAGGACACCTTCCTCATCAACTCCGACATCACCAGCGGGTATTTGAAGCCCCTCGACTCCTACCTCTCCCAGTGGCCGGACTGGAAGCAGTTCATCGACACCGCCAAGGCGTCGGCGCGCGGTGAGGACGGGAAGACCTACGGCGTGCCGGACGGGACCGACACCCGTGGGCTGTGGTTCGACAAGCGGGTGTTCCGAAAGGCCGGACTGCCGGTGAACTGGCAGCCCAGGACCTGGGACGACATCCTCGCCGCCGCCCGCACCATCAAGCAGAAGGTCCCCGGCGTCGTCCCGCTCAACGTCTACACCGGCAAACCGGCCGGTGAGCGGGCCACCATGCAGGGCATGGAGATGCTGCTCTACGGCACCGGCGACGGAAAGTCCGATCCCCTGTACGACGGCGGCAGCAAGAAGTGGATCGCGGGGAGCCAGGGGTTCACGGACTCGTTGAAGTTCGTCGAGAGCGTCTACAAGGAGAAGCTCGGGCCCGACGTCTCCGATGCCCTCGATCCCAACTACACCACCACCGTCGTGGGCGAGTTGCTCCCCCAGGGCAAGCTCGGCATTGATCTCGACGGCTCGTGGCTGCCGCAGAACTGGCTGCCGGGCAGCGGCCGTGACTGGCCCGACTGGTCCAAACAGCTCGGCCTCGCGTACATGCCGACCGAGCACGGGCAGGCGCCCGGCAAGGTGAGCATGTCCGGCGGGTGGACATGGGCCGTCCCGGCCAAGGCCGCCCACTCCGACCTCGCCTTCGACTTCATCAAGACGATGCAGACGGAGGCCAACGCCAAGAAGTGGTACATCGCCAACTCCGGTATCGCGCTGCGCAAGGACGTCGCCGCCGACCCGTCGTACGCCACCGCCCAGCCCGGCATCAGGTTCTTCACCGATCTCGTGTCCAGCACCCACTACCGGCCCGCCTATCCGGCCTATCCCAAGGTGTCGACCGCCATCCAGGAGGCGATGGAGAGCGTGACCACCGGTGATGCCTCCGCACAGCAGGCGGCCGGTACGTACGACTCGACGCTCAAGGACGTCACCGGCGGCCAAGTGGTCCAGAAGTGA
- a CDS encoding response regulator has product MTDAPAIRVLVVEDDPVAADAHVMYVGRVPGFVAVGKAHTGAEARRVLDRVPVDLLLLDLHLPDVHGLQFARSLRAAGHHADVIAVTSARDLAVVREGVSLGVVQYVLKPFTFATLRDRLVRYAEFHAAAGEASGQDEVDRALATLRAPTPAALPKGLSAPTLERVTTALREAEEGLTAAGVAEAVGISRITARRYLEHLVEAGRAARKPVYGQVGRPELVYRWVQAAAPGR; this is encoded by the coding sequence ATGACGGATGCACCGGCGATCAGGGTGCTGGTGGTCGAGGACGACCCGGTGGCCGCCGACGCGCATGTGATGTACGTCGGCCGGGTGCCGGGGTTCGTCGCGGTCGGCAAGGCCCACACGGGTGCGGAGGCACGGCGCGTGCTGGACCGGGTGCCGGTGGACCTCCTTCTGCTGGACCTGCACCTCCCGGACGTGCACGGCCTCCAGTTCGCCCGCTCCCTGCGCGCGGCCGGCCATCACGCGGACGTGATAGCCGTGACGTCGGCCCGGGACCTGGCGGTGGTCCGCGAGGGCGTCTCCCTCGGCGTCGTCCAGTACGTCCTCAAGCCCTTCACCTTCGCCACCCTCCGCGACCGCCTGGTCCGCTACGCCGAGTTCCACGCGGCGGCCGGCGAGGCGAGCGGCCAGGACGAGGTCGACCGCGCCCTGGCGACCCTGCGCGCACCGACGCCGGCGGCCCTGCCCAAGGGGTTGAGCGCGCCGACGCTGGAGCGGGTGACGACAGCTCTGCGGGAGGCGGAGGAGGGGCTCACGGCGGCGGGGGTCGCCGAGGCGGTGGGCATCTCGCGGATCACCGCCCGGCGGTATCTGGAACACCTGGTGGAGGCGGGCAGGGCCGCACGCAAGCCGGTGTACGGGCAGGTGGGACGGCCGGAGCTGGTGTACCGGTGGGTGCAGGCGGCGGCGCCGGGACGCTGA